A genome region from Gossypium hirsutum isolate 1008001.06 chromosome A04, Gossypium_hirsutum_v2.1, whole genome shotgun sequence includes the following:
- the LOC107934897 gene encoding cytochrome P450 CYP749A22-like, which yields MDSTSKFLIFLASSLSLFLLKFLHKYWWTPLKIQKALSLQGIKGPPYEFIHGNNKASSRFRFEALSKPMASLTHNIVPRIIPHIHSWINTYGNIYLTWEGNQAQLVISEPEIIKEILKSNDGSFPKRKDDSSFIYKILGDGLVATEGAKWVRQRKLANHAFHGESLKNMNPAVIASVETMLEKWKGREGEEMEVFEEFRLLTAEVISRTAFGSNYLEGKKIFEMLTRLSILVINNYYKTKIPGISMIWKTADEIESEKLAKGIHDRVMEMVKRREKNVSVGESDNFGNDFWDCL from the exons ATGGATTCAACATCCAAGTTTTTAATCTTCCTCGCAAGTTCTTTaagcttatttctattgaaattccTTCACAAATATTGGTGGACGCCTTTGAAAATACAAAAAGCACTGAGTTTACAAGGAATCAAAGGACCTCCATATGAGTTCATCCATGGCAACAACAAAGCCTCTTCTCGTTTTAGATTCGAAGCTTTAAGCAAACCCATGGCTTCCTTAACACATAATATAGTCCCAAGAATTATTCCTCATATCCATTCATGGATCAACACTTATG ggAATATTTATCTTACATGGGAGGGAAATCAAGCTCAACTGGTGATATCCGAACCCGAAATAATCAAAGAGATACTGAAAAGCAACGACGGGTCTTTCCCGAAACGGAAGGATGATTCGAGTTTTATTTATAAGATTCTAGGTGACGGACTCGTGGCGACAGAAGGTGCGAAATGGGTGAGGCAAAGGAAGTTGGCGAATCATGCCTTTCATGGAGAGAGTTTAAAA AATATGAATCCAGCAGTGATTGCTAGCGTGGAGACGATGTTGGAGAAGTGGAAAGGCCGAGAAGGTGAAGAGATGGAAGTGTTTGAGGAGTTTAGGTTGTTGACTGCGGAAGTGATATCGAGAACGGCTTTCGGTAGCAATTACTTGGAAGGGAAGAAGATTTTCGAGATGTTGACGAGATTATCGATACTAGTCATCAACAATTACTACAAAACTAAGATTCCTGGCATCAG CATGATATGGAAAACTGCGGATGAAATAGAATCGGAGAAACTTGCTAAAGGAATACATGACCGTGTGATGGAAATGGTTAAGAGAAGGGAAAAGAATGTATCGGTTGGAGAATCCGACAATTTCGGCAATGATTTCTGGGATTGCTTATAA
- the LOC107934898 gene encoding cytochrome P450 CYP749A22, whose protein sequence is MDSTARLLIFLAGSLTLFLLKFLHKFWWIPFKIQRALSLQGIKGPPYEFIHGNNKASTRFRYEALSKPMASLTHNIVPRVIPQIHSWINTYGQNYLTWEGNRAQLVISEPELIKEILKTNDGSFPKRKDDSSIIHKIVGEGLVTSEGAKWAKQRKLANHAFHGESLKNMNPAVIASVETMLEKWKGREGEEIEVFNEFRLLTSEVISRTAFGSNYLEGKKIFDMLTKLAILVSRNYFKTPIPGISKIWKTADEIESEKLANGIHDCVMEMVKRREKKVETGEADGFGNDFLGLLINAYRDSDEKNRFSIEDLVDECKTFYFAGQETTNSLLAWTILVLAIHTKWQEKTRQEVFEVFGDQNPNSEGIAKLKIMNMVVNETLRLYSPVAAVIRQIKKEVRLGKLVLPANLEILIPIIALHHDPQLWGDDVHLFKPERFVEGIASATKYNSAAFIPFSMGPRSCVGMSFATTETKVALSMILQRYAFTLSPTYVHAPFPVITLQPQHGIQVMLHPL, encoded by the exons ATGGATTCAACAGCAAGGCTTTTAATCTTTCTGGCAGGTTCTTTAAccttatttctattgaaattccTTCATAAATTCTGGTGGATACCTTTTAAGATACAAAGAGCACTGAGTTTACAAGGAATCAAAGGACCTCCATATGAGTTCATCCATGGCAACAACAAAGCCTCTACCCGTTTCAGATACGAAGCTTTAAGCAAACCCATGGCTTCCTTAACTCATAATATAGTCCCCAGAGTTATTCCTCAGATTCATTCATGGATCAACACTTATG ggcAAAATTATCTTACGTGGGAGGGGAATCGAGCTCAACTGGTGATATCCGAACCCGAATTAATCAAAGAGATACTGAAAACCAACGACGGGTCTTTTCCGAAAAGGAAGGATGATTCGAGTATTATTCATAAGATCGTCGGGGAAGGCCTCGTGACCTCCGAAGGTGCGAAATGGGCGAAGCAAAGGAAGTTGGCGAATCATGCTTTCCATGGAGAGAGCTTGAAA AATATGAATCCAGCAGTGATTGCTAGCGTTGAGACGATGTTGGAGAAGTGGAAAGGTCGAGAAGGCGAAGAGATCGAAGTGTTTAACGAGTTCAGGTTGTTGACTTCAGAAGTTATATCGAGAACGGCTTTCGGTAGTAATTACTTGGAAGGGAAGAAGATTTTCGACATGTTGACGAAATTGGCGATACTAGTTAGTCGAAATTATTTCAAAACTCCTATTCCTGGCATCAG CAAGATATGGAAAACCGCGGATGAAATAGAATCAGAGAAACTTGCTAATGGAATTCATGATTGTGTGATGGAAATGGTTAAGAGAAGGGAAAAGAAAGTAGAGACAGGAGAAGCTGACGGTTTTGGCAATGATTTTCTAGGATTACTAATAAATGCTTATCGTGATTCCGACGAGAAAAACCGATTTTCCATCGAGGATCTAGTGGATGAGTGCAAAACATTCTACTTTGCCGGTCAAGAAACAACCAACTCCTTGCTTGCGTGGACGATCCTTGTTTTAGCAATTCATACTAAATGGCAAGAAAAAACAAGGCAAGAGGTGTTTGAGGTATTTGGGGACCAAAATCCTAATTCTGAAGGCATTgccaaattaaaaatt ATGAACATGGTTGTCAATGAAACTTTGAGATTGTATTCTCCTGTAGCTGCCGTGATCCGACAGATCAAAAAAGAAGTTCGATTGGGAAAACTTGTTTTGCCTGCAAATCTGGAGATATTGATCCCAATCATAGCACTTCACCATGACCCTCAACTATGGGGAGACGATGTACATCTTTTCAAACCGGAGAGATTCGTTGAAGGCATCGCTAGTGCTACCAAATACAACTCTGCAGCATTCATTCCCTTTTCAATGGGACCTCGATCTTGCGTTGGCATGAGCTTTGCAACCACAGAAACAAAGGTTGCTCTCTCAATGATTCTCCAACGCTACGCCTTTACTCTCTCCCCGACCTACGTTCATGCGCCATTTCCTGTAATCACGCTTCAACCACAACACGGAATTCAAGTAATGCTTCATCCTTTATAG
- the LOC107934894 gene encoding cytochrome P450 CYP749A22, producing MDSTARLLIFLAGSLTLFLLKFLHKFWWIPFKIQRALSLQGIKGPPYEFIHGNNKASTRFRYEALSKPMASLTHNIVPRVIPQIHSWINTYGQNYLTWEGNRAQLVISEPELIKEILKANDGSFPKRKDDSSIIHKILGEGLASSEGAKWAKQRKLANHAFHGESLKNMNPAVIASVETMLEKWKGREGEEIEVFNEFRLLTSEVISRTAFGSNYLEGRNIFDMLTKLAILFSRNYFKTPIPGISKIWKTAVEIESEKLANGIHDCVMEMVKRREKKVETGEADGFGNDFLGLLINAYRDSDEKNQFSIEDLVDECKTFYFAGQETTNSLLAWTILVLAIHTKWQEKTRQEVSEVFGDQNPNSEGIAKLKIMNMVVNETLRLYSPVVAVIRKIKKEVRLGKFVLPANLEILIPIIALHHDPQLWGDDVHLFKPERFVEGIASATKYNSAAFIPFSMGPRSCVGMSFATTEAKVALSMILQRYAFTLSSTYVHAPFTLVTLQPQHGIQVMLHPL from the exons ATGGATTCAACAGCAAGGCTTTTAATCTTTCTGGCAGGTTCTTTAAccttatttctattgaaattccTTCATAAATTCTGGTGGATACCTTTTAAGATACAAAGAGCACTGAGTTTACAAGGAATCAAAGGACCTCCATATGAGTTCATCCATGGCAACAACAAAGCCTCTACCCGTTTCAGATACGAAGCTTTAAGCAAACCCATGGCTTCCTTAACTCATAATATAGTCCCCAGAGTTATTCCTCAGATTCATTCATGGATCAACACTTATG ggcAAAATTATCTTACGTGGGAGGGGAATCGAGCTCAACTGGTGATATCCGAACCCGAATTAATCAAAGAGATACTGAAAGCCAACGACGGGTCTTTTCCGAAAAGGAAGGATGATTCGAGTATTATTCATAAGATCCTCGGGGAAGGCCTCGCGTCCTCCGAAGGTGCGAAATGGGCGAAGCAAAGGAAGTTGGCGAATCATGCTTTCCATGGAGAAAGCTTGAAA AATATGAATCCAGCAGTGATTGCTAGCGTTGAGACGATGTTGGAGAAGTGGAAAGGTCGAGAAGGCGAAGAGATCGAAGTGTTTAACGAGTTCAGGTTGTTGACATCAGAAGTTATATCGAGAACGGCTTTCGGTAGTAATTACTTGGAAGGGAGGAATATTTTCGACATGTTGACGAAATTGGCGATACTATTTAGTCGAAATTATTTCAAAACTCCGATTCCTGGCATCAG CAAGATATGGAAAACCGCGGTTGAAATAGAATCAGAGAAACTTGCTAATGGAATTCATGATTGTGTGATGGAAATGGTTAAGAGAAGGGAAAAGAAAGTAGAGACAGGAGAAGCTGACGGTTTTGGCAATGATTTTCTAGGATTACTAATAAATGCTTATCGTGATTCCGACGAGAAAAACCAATTTTCCATCGAGGATCTAGTGGATGAGTGCAAAACATTCTACTTTGCCGGTCAAGAAACAACCAACTCCTTGCTTGCGTGGACGATCCTTGTTTTAGCAATTCATACTAAATGGCAAGAAAAAACAAGGCAAGAGGTGTCTGAGGTATTTGGGGACCAAAATCCTAATTCTGAAGGCATTgccaaattaaaaatt ATGAACATGGTCGTCAATGAAACCTTGAGATTGTATTCTCCTGTAGTTGCCGTGATCCGAAAGATCAAAAAAGAAGTTCGATTGGGAAAATTTGTTTTGCCTGCAAATCTGGAGATATTGATCCCAATCATAGCACTTCACCATGACCCTCAACTATGGGGAGACGATGTACATCTTTTCAAACCGGAGAGATTCGTTGAAGGCATCGCTAGTGCTACCAAATACAACTCTGCAGCATTCATTCCCTTTTCGATGGGACCTCGATCTTGCGTTGGCATGAGCTTTGCAACCACAGAAGCAAAGGTTGCTCTCTCAATGATTCTCCAACGCTACGCCTTTACTCTCTCCTCGACCTACGTTCATGCGCCATTTACTTTAGTCACGCTTCAACCACAACACGGAATTCAAGTAATGCTTCATCCTTTATAG
- the LOC107934913 gene encoding nucleolar protein 14 produces the protein MAKQSTPGAKTKKKSNKKHHKKSDPDAISMKLKSQKPNPFETIWSRRKFDILGKKRKGEERRIGLARSLAIQKRKKTLLKEYEQSTKSSVFVDKRIGEQNDDMGEFEKGILRSQRERQLKLGKRSKFNLSDGEEDEFDAPDFGSLPERDDFEDEMLSDDDNYADEKRSTVLKHLNSHSAKDPLEGDLIEGEENKHKSKKEIMEEVILKSKFFKAQKARDKEENEQLMDELDKSFSSLVQSQALLSLTEPGKMNALKALVNKSIPDEHVKKEELAVTQKAVTNNQEQPDSYDKLVHEMVLDMRARPSDRTKTPEEIAQEERERLERLEEERQKRMLATDYSSDEDGENAEKDYAQRPRAISGDDLGDSFALDDEPGNKKGWVDEILERKDAIDSEDDEEDDSEDLGSAEDTDEDEESEEEEEDDENESEKTLSLKDWEQSDDDNVGTDLEEDEETDEHDEAIGDEDVDKKSRNKTNKTELKKCVESVDAKKPKASGKHTSTKLDIPFIIEAPKNLEELSSLLENRSNDDVIVIINRIRASNAIKLAAENRKKMQVFYGVLLQYFAVLANKKPLNFELSNKLVKPIMEMSTEIPFFSAICARERILRTRVQFCEALKNHENGCWPTLKTLFLLRLWSMIFPCSDYRHVVTTPALLLMCEYLMRCPIMSGRDIAIGSFLCSMILMFMKQSRKFCPEAIMFLRSLLMAATEHKLASEQDSQFYHFMELKALRPLLCIHDGVDEINPLNFLMVMEMSDDSLFFRSDNFRASALLTVIETLQGFIEIYDGLNSFPEIFLPIATLLVEVSEQKHMPKALKDKFNNVSQLIKKKADETHTLRRPLQLRKQKPAPIKLLNPKFEENFVKGRDYDPDRERAERRKLQKLIKREAKGAARELRKDNYFLYEAKQRDRELVEKERAANYGRAIAFLQEQEHAFKSGQLGKGSKKRRR, from the exons ATGGCTAAGCAATCGACTCCCGGAGCTAAAACCAAGAAGAAATCAAACAAAAAACACCACAAAAAATCTGATCCAGATGCCATCTCCATGAAGCTCAAGTCTCAAAAGCCTAACCCTTTCGAAACCATCTGGTCACGTCGCAAGTTCGACATACTCGGCAAGAAACGCAAAGGCGAAGAACGCCGCATCGGCCTTGCACGTTCCCTCGCCATTCAAAAG AGGAAGAAAACACTGTTGAAAGAGTATGAGCAAAGCACAAAGTCTTCTGTTTTTGTTGATAAGAGAATTGGTGAACAAAATGATGACATGGGAGAGTTTGAAAAGGGTATCTTGAGGTCTCAACGTGAACGTCAG TTGAAATTGGGAAAAAGGAGCAAGTTCAATTTAtcagatggagaagaagatgagtTTGATGCTCCGGATTTTGGTTCCCTTCCAGAGAGGGAtgattttgaggatgaaatgctgtCCGATGACGATAATTATGCTGATGAAA AGCGGTCAACGGTCTTAAAGCACCTTAATTCTCACAGTGCCAAGGATCCCTTGGAAGGGGATTTGATAGAAGGAGAAGAAAAT AAGCACAAATCCAAGAAGGAAATAATGGAAGAGGTTATTTTGAAGAGCAAGTTTTTCAAG GCACAAAAAGCTAGAGATAAAGAAGAAAACGAGCAACTGATGGATGAATTAGATAAGAGCTTCTCATCTTTAGTGCAGTCCCAAGCCTTATTGTCTCTCACTGAGCCAGGCAAAATGAATGCCTTGAAAGCTCTCGTGAACAAGAGTATTCCGGATGAGCATGTGAAAAAGGAAGAGTTAGCCGTTACGCAGAAAGCTGTAACTAATAATCAG GAACAACCTGATTCCTATGATAAACTTGTCCATGAGATGGTATTGGATATGCGTGCTCGGCCATCTGACAGGACAAAGACACCCGAAGAGATTGCCCAAGAGGAAAGGGAGCGACTCGAGCGATTAGAG GAGGAGCGTCAAAAGAGGATGTTAGCAACGGATTATTCTAGTGATGAAGATGGTGAAAATGCGGAGAAAGATTATGCTCAGAGGCCAAGGGCTATCTCGGGAGATGATCTTGGTGACTCCTTTGCACTTGATGATGAGCCTGGTAATAAAAAGGGTTGGGTTGATGAGATTCTTGAAAGAAAAGATGCTATTGATTCCGAGGATGATGAAGAGGATGATTCTGAAGATTTGGGAAGTGCTGAAGATACTGATGAAGATGAAGAatctgaagaagaagaagaagatgatgaaaatgaatcTGAAAAGACTCTCTCTTTGAAGGACTGGGAGCAGAGCGATGATGACAATGTTGGTACAGATTTGGAAGAGGATGAGGAGACCGATGAACATGATGAGGCCATTGGTGATGAAGATGTGGATAAAAAAAGCCgtaacaaaacaaacaaaactgAACTTAAGAAATGTGTAGAGTCTGTGGATGCAAAAAAACCAAAAGCAAGTGGCAAACATACTTCAACAAAGTTGGACATTCCGTTTATAATCGAAGCTCCAAAGAACCTAGAGGAACTGTCTTCCTTATTGGAGAATCGTTCTAATGATGATGTTATTGTGATTATCAACCGAATTCGGGCAAGCAATGCAATTAAGCTTGCTGCAGAAAATCGGAAGAAAATGCAA GTATTTTATGGTGTTCTTTTGCAATATTTTGCCGTGTTAGCAAATAAAAAGCCCTTGAATTTTGAGTTATCGAATAAGCTTGTCAAGCCAATAATGGAGATGAGTACGGAGATCCCATTTTTCTCCGCAATATGTGCTCGTGAGCGAATCTTACGAACTCGCGTACAATTTTGTGAGGCTCTCAAGAACCATG aAAATGGATGCTGGCCTACCTTGAAAACGTTGTTTCTCCTGAGGTTATGGTCCATGATTTTTCCATGCTCTGATTATCGTCATGTAGTAACAACTCCAGCACTATTGTTAATGTGCGAGTATCTGATGCGTTGTCCCATTATGTCGGGTCGAGACATCGCTATTGGTTCGTTTTTATGTTCCATGATTCTCATG TTCATGAAGCAATCTCGGAAGTTTTGTCCTGAAGCTATTATGTTCCTCCGAAGTCTGTTGATGGCAGCTACAGAACACAAACTAGCATCCGAGCAAGATTCACAG TTCTATCATTTTATGGAACTGAAAGCACTCAGGCCCTTATTATGCATACATGATGGCGTGGATGAAATTAATCCTCTGAATTTCCTCATGGTAATGGAAATGTCAGATGACTCGTTGTTTTTCCGCTCGGATAATTTCAG GGCTAGTGCACTGCTAACTGTGATTGAAACTTTGCAAGGATTTATTGAGATCTATGACGGGTTGAACTCCTTTCCTGAAATTTTCTTACCGATTGCAACATTATTAGTTGAAGTTTCGGAGCAGAAACACATGCCGAAGGCACTGAAAGATAAGTTCAACAATGTTTCTCAACTCATTAAGAAGAAAGCTGACGAAACTCATACGCTGCGGAGACCACTTCAGCTACGCAAGCAGAAGCCGGCTCCTATCAAATTACTTAATCCGAAATTTGAAGAGAA CTTTGTTAAAGGCAGAGACTACGATCCAGATCGGGAACGAGCCGAGAGAAGAAAGCTACAAAAACTGATAAAACGCGAAGCCAAAGGCGCGGCTCGAGAGTTACGTAAAGACAATTATTTCTTATACGAGGCGAAGCAAAGAGATAGGGAATTAGTGGAAAAGGAAAGAGCAGCTAACTATGGAAGGGCGATAGCATTTTTGCAAGAACAAGAACATGCCTTTAAATCTGGACAATTAGGTAAAGGCAGTAAGAAGAGAAGGAGATGA
- the LOC107934869 gene encoding truncated transcription factor CAULIFLOWER D isoform X2, with protein sequence MGRGRVQLKRIENKINRQVTFSKRRAGLLKKAHEISVLCDAEVALIVFSHKGKLFEYSTDSCMEKILERYERYSYAERQLVATESQPQGNWSMEYNRLKAKVDLLQKNHRHYMGEDLDSLSLKELQNLEQQLDTAIKHIRSKKRKEKAIQEQNAMLAKQIKDREKTVAQAQQSQWGQQQQQLGLNTPTSFLLPQPPHPCLNIGGTYQEEATDQVRRNELDLTLEPIYTCHLGYFAA encoded by the exons atgggaAGAGGTAGGGTTCAATTAAAAAGGATTGAAAACAAGATCAACAGACAAGTTACTTTTTCCAAAAGAAGAGCTGGTTTATTGAAAAAAGCTCATGAGATCTCTGTTCTTTGTGATGCTGAAGTTGCTTTAATTGTCTTTTCCCATAAAGGCAAACTCTTTGAGTACTCCACTGATTCCTG TATGGAAAAGATACTTGAACGCTATGAAAGGTATTCCTATGCTGAAAGACAGCTTGTTGCTACTGAATCTCAACCTCAG GGCAACTGGTCCATGGAGTATAATAGACTTAAGGCAAAGGTTGACCTCTTGCAGAAAAATCACAG GCACTATATGGGAGAAGATTTGGACTCACTGAGTCTCAAGGAGCTACAGAATTTGGAACAACAGCTTGATACTGCTATTAAACACATTCGATCTAAAAAa AGAAAG GAGAAGGCAATACAGGAGCAAAACGCCATGCTAGCAAAGCAG ATCAAGGATAGGGAGAAAACGGTGGCGCAGGCACAGCAGTCGCAGTGGGGGCAGCAGCAACAGCAGCTTGGCCTCAACACACCAACATCTTTCCTGCTGCCTCAGCCGCCGCATCCTTGTTTGAATATCGG TGGGACATACCAGGAAGAAGCAACTGATCAAGTGAGGAGGAATGAACTTGACCTTACCCTTGAACCTATTTATACCTGCCATCTGGGATATTTTGCTGCATGA
- the LOC107934869 gene encoding truncated transcription factor CAULIFLOWER A isoform X1 — translation MGRGRVQLKRIENKINRQVTFSKRRAGLLKKAHEISVLCDAEVALIVFSHKGKLFEYSTDSCMEKILERYERYSYAERQLVATESQPQGNWSMEYNRLKAKVDLLQKNHRHYMGEDLDSLSLKELQNLEQQLDTAIKHIRSKKNHLISESISELQRKEKAIQEQNAMLAKQIKDREKTVAQAQQSQWGQQQQQLGLNTPTSFLLPQPPHPCLNIGGTYQEEATDQVRRNELDLTLEPIYTCHLGYFAA, via the exons atgggaAGAGGTAGGGTTCAATTAAAAAGGATTGAAAACAAGATCAACAGACAAGTTACTTTTTCCAAAAGAAGAGCTGGTTTATTGAAAAAAGCTCATGAGATCTCTGTTCTTTGTGATGCTGAAGTTGCTTTAATTGTCTTTTCCCATAAAGGCAAACTCTTTGAGTACTCCACTGATTCCTG TATGGAAAAGATACTTGAACGCTATGAAAGGTATTCCTATGCTGAAAGACAGCTTGTTGCTACTGAATCTCAACCTCAG GGCAACTGGTCCATGGAGTATAATAGACTTAAGGCAAAGGTTGACCTCTTGCAGAAAAATCACAG GCACTATATGGGAGAAGATTTGGACTCACTGAGTCTCAAGGAGCTACAGAATTTGGAACAACAGCTTGATACTGCTATTAAACACATTCGATCTAAAAAa AACCATCTCATCTCCGAGTCAATCTCTGAGCTTCAGAGAAAG GAGAAGGCAATACAGGAGCAAAACGCCATGCTAGCAAAGCAG ATCAAGGATAGGGAGAAAACGGTGGCGCAGGCACAGCAGTCGCAGTGGGGGCAGCAGCAACAGCAGCTTGGCCTCAACACACCAACATCTTTCCTGCTGCCTCAGCCGCCGCATCCTTGTTTGAATATCGG TGGGACATACCAGGAAGAAGCAACTGATCAAGTGAGGAGGAATGAACTTGACCTTACCCTTGAACCTATTTATACCTGCCATCTGGGATATTTTGCTGCATGA